TGCACGACCTGCTTCACAAGGGCAAGAAGCTGCTTGACAAGAAATATTCTCCGGACGGATACAACTTCGGCGTAAACTGCAACGAATGCGCTGGGCAGTCAGTCATGCACGTCCACATGCATCTAATTCCGCGCTACAAGGGCGACACGAAATCGCCTCTCGGCGGAGTGCGCGGCGTAATCCCGGAAAAAATGCCCCACATCGAATAGAAAAATACCTAACGTTATCAGAATTATCGGACATGATAAATCCGGCGATAAATTTCGCCGGATTTATCGTAAGAACAAAATGAAAAGCGGTGAAATGTATGAACGACGGACGCATCGTCATCATCACGGGAGCGCCGGGGACGGGAAAAACAACGGTGGATTCGATCGTTGCTGATGAATCGGAGCTCGCAGAATCTATATGATGTATGCACAGCGACGATTTCTACCACTACATGCGCAAGGGGGCTGTACCGCGCACTTACCGGAATCCAACGGACAGAACCTTGTGGTAACGGAGGCTCTTTTAGAATCTGCGAAACGCTTCGCGCGCGGAGGATATGACGTAATAGTGGATGGTATAATCGGACCGTGGTTTTCAGCCCCGTGGACACAGGCCGACGCACTCGGATACGAAGTACACTACGTCGTGCTGATGGCCGGCAGGATAGAAACTATGAAGCGCGCCGTCGGCCGTTCCAAACTGAATAAAAAGACCAATGCCGAGCTTGTGGAAATAATGTGGAAACAGTTCTGCCGTCTGGGAGATTATGAGAGATTCGTAATCGACACGACAAATCGTTCCATAGACGAGACCGTTTCATTAATCAAAGAAAGAATAGATAAAAAGACGCATCTGCAAAAGCTGGAAAAGCTTGCGGCGTTTCTCAACGGCGCTGGCATCATGACGGCGCTGACTTGACGACATCGTTTTTGAAAGCTGGCGTAAATTCTGTTAATGTGCGGAAACAGCGCTGTATTCTGCTATTACGGCGGCCCGGCCAGAAAGGTGCGCGGACACATGGGCTATAAAGACAGGGACCTAAGCTCCGGAAAACCTCTTTTGAAACAACCAATTCTTTTAAGCGCAGGCAAATGGGGAGCGCGTTATAATAATGTCCTATAATTTATGTTATGTTACACAGAACCCCTTTCGGTATTTCCGAGAGGGGTTCTGTGTTGATTATTACAGTATTTTAAAGTAAAGTATTGTATTTTATGATTTTGAAGTCATATAATATTACACATGTTATGTTTTTATCTCGCGCCGTTATAAAGCGTTCTTTATGATCTGCATGAAGCTGTCCGCCTTTAGCGACGCGCCGCCTACCAGAACTCCGTCGATGTCTGGCTGCGAGATTATGCCTCTCGTGTTGTCTGCTTTGACGCTGCCTCCGTAGAGGATTATCAGCTCATCTGCAGTATTCTCGCAGAAGCTCTCCTTAGCCAGTCTGCGTATAAAGCCGCATACTTCTTCGGCGTCTGCGTCGCTCGCCGTCTTTCCTGTGCCGATCGCCCACACAGGCTCGTAAGCTATTATCATTTTGCGTGCGAGCGTATCCCCGTCTATTCCCTTGAGCCCTTCGGCGAACTGTTTCTTTATAACGTTGAAGGCCTTGCCGCCCTCTCGCTCCTCAAGCGTCTCTCCTACGCAGAGCACTGCGACTAGGCCGCATTCTATTGCCGCGTGTACCTTTTTATTGAGTTCTTCGTCGGTCTCTCGGAATATATGGCGCCTCTCGCTGTGTCCTATGAGCACGTGCGTAGCGCCTATCTCGGTTATCATAGGGCCGGAGGTTTCGCCGGTGAAGGCCCCGCTCTTTTCCCAGTGCATATTTTCTGCGCCTATTATTACGGGCGTTCCCTTGGCGGCGTTTACCGCCGTAAGGAGGGACACGGCAGGGACGAACAGAGCTATTTCTTCCGTTCCTTTTGCGGCGGCTTCCAGAACGTCGCCGGCCTCCTTCAGCTCGGCTGTGAATTTATTAAAAAATTCACTTGTCGCCGCCGGGCCGTGGTTCATCTTCCAGTTTCCGGCTATAAATTTCCTGCGCATCTGAAATTCCTCCATTTAATCCAGTCAACATATTTACTGTCAGAAAAATGTTCCCGCTGCACTAAGTCTCTGGCGCGGAAAAGGAGACCTGTCCCACTGCCCTTTCCAGACCATGAATTTCAGGTCTCGTCTTTCTGCGCTCCGCAGCCGCTGCGTAATGTGTAACATTGTGCTTGTCATATAATTTTAATAACGTTAAAT
The window above is part of the Cloacibacillus sp. An23 genome. Proteins encoded here:
- a CDS encoding HIT family protein; the protein is MDCIFCKLKDLKDHVLENELAYAVFDVMPVNPGHMLIIPKRHVQNYFDITPEEELAMHDLLHKGKKLLDKKYSPDGYNFGVNCNECAGQSVMHVHMHLIPRYKGDTKSPLGGVRGVIPEKMPHIE
- the tpiA gene encoding triose-phosphate isomerase, which produces MRRKFIAGNWKMNHGPAATSEFFNKFTAELKEAGDVLEAAAKGTEEIALFVPAVSLLTAVNAAKGTPVIIGAENMHWEKSGAFTGETSGPMITEIGATHVLIGHSERRHIFRETDEELNKKVHAAIECGLVAVLCVGETLEEREGGKAFNVIKKQFAEGLKGIDGDTLARKMIIAYEPVWAIGTGKTASDADAEEVCGFIRRLAKESFCENTADELIILYGGSVKADNTRGIISQPDIDGVLVGGASLKADSFMQIIKNAL